The proteins below come from a single Papaver somniferum cultivar HN1 chromosome 11, ASM357369v1, whole genome shotgun sequence genomic window:
- the LOC113324496 gene encoding F-box/kelch-repeat protein At1g57790-like, producing MHNNDKYLMKLSDQLLVGATIRFSKDGWLLLSNGKKSVFCYNPFTRAIICLPDLPDNYVLGGMSFSSVPTSRDCVVIAISNWYEFVDYNEISFLVTELGKSAIEWTDYKFDYEGDSQDNFMPCINNPVFSDGDFYCLDYNGMLGVFTMKGGYPNRRVLSKSLKQFGGFYPSYLVECDKKLLLVNLGQSGKSVNIYELDRTEMVWVKLNSSGKHAVFISCRSSFSAVAPRSCMENKIYFPRLYGERILYYSLDTCRYHYVGSDRHSLQDFHNTKERSSCTWIEPRWS from the coding sequence ATGCATAACAATGATAAGTACCTCATGAAATTATCCGATCAATTGCTTGTAGGTGCTACAATCCGTTTCTCAAAAGATGGATGGCTTCTATTGTCTAACGGGAAAAAATCCGTATTCTGCTACAATCCCTTCACTAGAGCAATCATTTGTCTTCCAGATTTACCTGATAATTATGTACTTGGTGGAATGTCATTCTCGTCCGTACCCACTTCTCGTGATTGTGTGGTGATTGCTATTTCCAATTGGTATGAATTTGTGGATTACAATGAGATATCTTTCTTGGTCACTGAACTGGGGAAGAGTGCAATTGAATGGACTGATTATAAATTCGATTATGAAGGCGACAGTCAGGATAACTTTATGCCGTGTATCAACAACCCGGTTTTCAGTGACGGGGATTTCTACTGCTTAGATTATAACGGGATGTTAGGAGTTTTTACTATGAAAGGAGGTTATCCCAATCGGAGAGTGCTTTCAAAGTCCTTGAAACAATTCGGTGGTTTTTATCCAAGTTATTTGGTTGAGTGTGATAAAAAGcttttactagtaaatttaggaCAGAGTGGAAAATCAGTGAATATTTATGAATTGGATCGCACAGAAATGGTCTGGGTGAAACTGAACAGTTCGGGAAAGCATGCAGTGTTTATCAGCTGTAGATCCAGTTTCTCAGCAGTTGCTCCACGTAGTTGCATGGAGAACAAAATATACTTCCCTAGATTATACGGTGAAAGGATTTTATACTATTCTCTCGATACATGTAGGTATCATTATGTTGGGAGTGATCGACATTCTTTGCAAGATTTTCATAATACGAAGGAAAGATCAAGCTGCACTTGGATTGAGCCTAGGTGGTCTTAG